One segment of Lachancea thermotolerans CBS 6340 chromosome E complete sequence DNA contains the following:
- a CDS encoding KLTH0E13970p (conserved hypothetical protein) — translation MRTASVVATSLFTFALTIAQDASVEIQGNREDIKWNAFNIFINIGGFIATCLSPAGLTGVAIPLCALTTVASFSTIVCLSLKLFDGLITKDNGLAPQMVVFLRGIGMDVQGQEASELVTGQAESSIWDSWAESTTSVALRQLQPRVMYSAESYQNSIGIERPSYCLSFQLDEQDEQDEPYDMIWLQQKVCFSEYSAAAFGGKKLARVPPKAATKALGRLREAGTGFGFGQAHQLVETIYATFGEYGQEFVEKMLVLVEGFDAADESSEPREFTIEGEVNGTEELLLKVQIATV, via the coding sequence ATGAGAACGGCGTCAGTTGTTGCCACAAGTCTTTTCACGTTCGCACTGACGATCGCCCAGGATGCAAGCGTCGAAATCCAAGGTAATCGCGAAGATATAAAGTGGAATGCTTTTAACATTTTCATAAATATAGGTGGGTTTATCGCAACGTGCCTGTCGCCGGCTGGATTAACAGGCGTTGCTATTCCACTATGTGCTTTGACAACAGTAGCCAGTTTCTCGACAATTGTGTGCTTGAgcctcaagctttttgatggTTTAATTACCAAAGACAATGGGCTGGCTCCGCAAATGGTGGTCTTTCTTCGAGGAATAGGAATGGATGTGCAAGGCCAAGAGGCTTCGGAGCTGGTTACGGGGCAAGCAGAAAGCTCTATATGGGATTCATGGGCGGAGAGCACAACTTCAGTTGCGCTTCGTCAACTCCAGCCTCGCGTTATGTATTCTGCTGAGAGTTATCAGAACTCTATCGGGATCGAACGTCCCAGCTACTGTCTCTCCTTCCAACTCGACGAACAGGACGAACAGGACGAACCCTACGATATGATTTGGCTTCAACAGAAAGTCTGTTTTTCAGAATACTCCGCTGCCGCTTTTGGAGGGAAAAAGCTGGCAAGAGTGCCTCCGAAAGCAGCCACCAAAGCGTTAGGACGACTGCGCGAAGCTGGAACGGGATTTGGCTTCGGGCAAGCCCACCAGCTTGTGGAAACTATATATGCAACATTTGGAGAGTACGGGCAAGAGTTTGTGGAAAAGATGCTAGTGTTAGTCGAAGGTTTCGACGCCGCCGACGAATCTTCCGAACCTCGCGAATTCACAATAGAAGGAGAAGTGAATGGAACTGAGGAGCTCTTACTGAAAGTTCAAATCGCAACTGTCTAG